From Novosphingobium resinovorum, the proteins below share one genomic window:
- a CDS encoding carbohydrate porin translates to MPAATLPPPPPSIKVVQVAARDTKDQTWSTETTPKQSEPFERSGPKTTAASAPAEQPHLLGDWAGIRTSLEDIGIKPTISYIGFVAGNLNSGTSKQAQYAGQLGAGLDFDMGKIAGIEGGTFRAAVTNRHGNNINDTNDLDLLQYPQGVFGAGQIWRLAALWYQQKLGPAEIKLGKMSMGEDFGSTTCHFQSLYFCGVVPGHTSFNYWYNFPVTTWGGRVKVKDKLGYTMVGVYQRNDNNFPQNKGFYMGFKGQGAFVAVERGFDVKLGGNPKLAGTYKVGAFFDTSKSNNLVYDDNGGFAQLTGDPLARERGRASIYAVARQQFTAADADGAGALEAFFNFVSADHRTNKLVNVITAGVTYSGLIPGRPKDQIGLAIGRSRVNRNLRDLQDARNAALGEDIEPQSNEYAIEANYSIALMPGLSLRPNLQWYINPGGRQGAKNVLVAGTGIFANF, encoded by the coding sequence ATGCCCGCAGCTACGCTTCCCCCGCCGCCGCCCTCGATCAAGGTCGTGCAGGTCGCCGCACGCGATACCAAGGACCAGACCTGGTCCACCGAAACCACGCCCAAGCAGTCGGAGCCGTTCGAACGATCGGGCCCGAAGACAACCGCCGCTTCCGCCCCGGCCGAACAGCCGCACCTGCTGGGCGACTGGGCGGGCATCCGCACTTCGCTGGAGGACATCGGCATCAAGCCGACCATCAGCTACATCGGCTTCGTCGCGGGCAACCTGAATTCGGGCACCAGCAAGCAGGCGCAGTACGCCGGGCAGCTGGGCGCCGGTCTCGACTTCGACATGGGCAAGATTGCCGGGATCGAGGGCGGCACCTTCCGCGCCGCCGTCACCAACCGGCACGGCAACAACATCAACGACACCAACGACCTCGACCTGCTGCAGTACCCGCAGGGCGTGTTCGGCGCCGGGCAGATATGGCGTCTGGCGGCGCTGTGGTATCAGCAGAAGCTGGGTCCTGCGGAGATCAAGCTGGGCAAGATGTCGATGGGCGAGGACTTCGGCTCCACCACCTGCCACTTCCAGAGCCTGTACTTCTGCGGCGTCGTGCCGGGTCACACCAGCTTCAACTACTGGTACAACTTCCCCGTCACCACCTGGGGCGGCCGGGTGAAGGTGAAGGACAAGCTGGGCTACACGATGGTCGGCGTCTACCAGCGCAACGACAACAATTTCCCGCAGAACAAGGGCTTCTACATGGGCTTCAAGGGCCAGGGCGCCTTCGTCGCCGTGGAGCGCGGATTCGATGTGAAGCTGGGCGGCAACCCGAAACTGGCGGGCACGTACAAGGTCGGCGCGTTCTTCGACACCTCCAAGAGCAACAATCTCGTCTATGACGACAATGGCGGCTTTGCGCAGCTGACCGGCGACCCGCTCGCGCGTGAGCGTGGCCGCGCCAGCATCTACGCCGTCGCGCGCCAGCAATTCACCGCCGCCGATGCCGATGGCGCGGGCGCTCTGGAAGCTTTCTTCAACTTCGTGAGCGCCGACCACCGGACCAACAAGCTGGTCAATGTCATCACAGCGGGCGTCACGTATTCGGGCCTGATCCCCGGACGCCCGAAGGACCAGATCGGCCTCGCCATCGGCCGCTCACGCGTGAACCGTAACTTGCGCGACCTGCAGGACGCGCGCAACGCGGCACTGGGCGAAGACATCGAGCCGCAGAGCAACGAATATGCGATCGAGGCGAACTATTCGATTGCCCTGATGCCCGGCCTGAGCCTGCGCCCGAACCTGCAGTGGTACATCAATCCCGGCGGCCGCCAGGGCGCGAAGAACGTGCTGGTCGCGGGCACCGGCATTTTCGCGAACTTCTGA
- the rpoC gene encoding DNA-directed RNA polymerase subunit beta' — MNDLTKFTNQMAKPETFDQIQIGLASPERIRSWSFGEIKKPETINYRTFKPERDGLFCARIFGPVKDYECLCGKYKRMKYKGVVCEKCGVEVTVTKVRRERMGHIELAAPVAHIWFLKSLPSRIGLLLDMQLKLLERVLYFESYIVIEPGLTPLEKYQLLTEDEMLDAQDEYGEDAFSAGIGAEAVKHMLMNLDLEQERADLLQELETTKSELKPKKIIKRLKVVESFIDSGNRPEWMILDVVPVIPPELRPLVPLDGGRFATSDLNDLYRRVINRNNRLKRLIELRAPDIIVRNEKRMLQEAVDALFDNGRRGRVITGANKRPLKSLSDMLKGKQGRFRQNLLGKRVDYSGRSVIVTGPELKLHQCGLPKKMALELFKPFIYARLDAKGLSMTLKQAKKWVEKERKEVWDILDEVIREHPVMLNRAPTLHRLGIQAFEPVLIEGKAIQLHPLVCSAFNADFDGDQMAVHVPLSLEAQLEARVLMMSTNNILSPANGKPIIVPSQDMILGLYYLSLDRDGEPGEGMKFADMAEVHQALHVGAVTLHSKIEARVPQTDENGQQYMKRFQTTPGRMLLGECLPKSHTVPFDVVNRLLTKKEIGDVIDQVYRHTGQKDTVLFADAIMSLGFRNAFKAGISFGKDDMIIPDSKVALVAETKELVADYEQQYQDGLITQQEKYNKVIDAWSRCGDQVANAMMDEIKAQPIDPETGRMAQINSIYMMSHSGARGSPAQMKQLAGMRGLMAKPSGEIIETPIISNFKEGLTVLEYFNSTHGARKGLADTALKTANSGYLTRRLVDVSQDCVVVVDDCGTERALEMRSIVQGGSVIASLAERILGRTLAEDIVDKEGNVIATKGQLLDEAAVAAIEVTGLQSARIRSPLICEATQGVCGTCYGRDLARGTPVNIGEAVGVIAAQSIGEPGTQLTMRTFHIGGAAQLNETSHLEAISAGHVEYRDIPTIVDKRGRMLSLARNGEIVLFDTEGRERALHRVPYGTVLLHKNGAKVEQGERLAEWDPFTLPIITETSGIIKYQDLIDTRTLTEHVDDATGMTSRVVTEDRSTARAKKKEDLRPRITLLDDASGESARYMMAPGTTLSVEDGQTVEAGDIIARASREAAKTRDITGGLPRVAELFEARKPKDNAVIAKVSGRIEFVRDYKAKRKIAIIPEEGEPVEYLIPKSKVVDVQEGDWVKKGDNLVSGSPDPHDILEVLGVEALAEYLVAEIQEVYRLQGVKINDKHIEVIVRQMLQKVEITDGGDTTLLAAEQVDYEEMAEINSKLPEGKRPAVGKPVLLGITKASLQTRSFISAASFQETTRVLTQAAVEGKKDSLIGLKENVIVGRLIPAGTGAGMNRVRVAASSRDAALRAATRRVQEAMILANTAEEEHKAELLRNAADDLGDSPLAAVEGETHGTDADAGDYLIKGDDQDNGAE, encoded by the coding sequence ATGAACGACCTGACCAAGTTCACGAACCAGATGGCGAAGCCCGAGACGTTCGACCAGATCCAGATCGGACTGGCGAGCCCCGAGCGCATCCGCTCCTGGTCTTTCGGCGAGATCAAGAAGCCGGAAACCATCAACTACCGCACGTTCAAGCCCGAGCGTGACGGCCTGTTCTGCGCCCGCATCTTCGGTCCCGTGAAGGACTATGAGTGCCTGTGCGGCAAGTACAAGCGCATGAAGTACAAGGGCGTCGTCTGCGAAAAGTGCGGCGTCGAAGTCACCGTCACCAAGGTGCGCCGCGAGCGCATGGGCCACATCGAGCTGGCCGCCCCGGTCGCGCACATCTGGTTCCTCAAGTCGCTGCCTTCGCGCATCGGCCTGCTGCTCGACATGCAGCTCAAGCTGCTTGAGCGCGTCCTCTACTTCGAGAGCTACATCGTCATCGAGCCGGGCCTGACCCCGCTCGAGAAGTACCAGCTCCTGACCGAAGACGAGATGCTCGACGCCCAGGACGAGTATGGCGAAGACGCCTTCTCGGCCGGCATCGGCGCCGAGGCCGTCAAGCACATGCTGATGAACCTCGACCTCGAGCAGGAGCGCGCGGATCTGCTGCAAGAGCTTGAGACGACGAAGTCGGAACTCAAGCCCAAGAAGATCATCAAGCGCCTCAAGGTCGTGGAATCGTTCATCGATTCGGGCAACCGTCCCGAATGGATGATCCTCGACGTCGTGCCGGTCATCCCGCCCGAACTGCGCCCACTGGTGCCGCTGGACGGTGGCCGCTTCGCGACCTCGGATCTCAACGACCTGTATCGCCGCGTCATCAACCGTAACAACCGTCTGAAGCGCCTGATCGAACTGCGCGCGCCGGACATCATCGTGCGCAACGAAAAGCGCATGCTGCAGGAAGCGGTCGACGCCCTGTTCGACAACGGCCGCCGTGGCCGCGTCATCACCGGCGCCAACAAGCGTCCGCTGAAGTCGCTGTCCGACATGCTCAAGGGCAAGCAGGGTCGCTTCCGTCAGAACCTTCTGGGTAAGCGCGTCGACTACTCGGGCCGTTCGGTCATCGTGACCGGTCCGGAACTCAAGCTGCACCAGTGCGGCCTGCCGAAGAAGATGGCGCTCGAGCTGTTCAAGCCGTTCATCTACGCCCGTCTGGACGCCAAGGGTCTGTCGATGACCCTGAAGCAGGCCAAGAAGTGGGTCGAGAAGGAGCGCAAGGAAGTCTGGGACATCCTCGACGAAGTCATTCGCGAGCACCCGGTCATGCTGAACCGCGCCCCGACGCTCCACCGCCTGGGCATCCAGGCGTTCGAGCCGGTCCTGATCGAAGGCAAGGCGATCCAGCTTCACCCGCTCGTCTGCTCGGCCTTCAACGCCGACTTCGACGGTGACCAGATGGCCGTCCACGTGCCGCTCTCGCTGGAAGCCCAGCTCGAAGCGCGCGTGCTGATGATGTCGACCAACAACATCCTCTCGCCCGCCAACGGCAAGCCGATCATCGTGCCTTCGCAGGACATGATCCTCGGCTTGTACTACCTGTCGCTCGACCGCGACGGCGAGCCGGGCGAAGGCATGAAGTTCGCGGACATGGCCGAAGTGCACCAGGCGCTGCACGTCGGTGCCGTGACCCTGCACTCGAAGATCGAGGCCCGCGTGCCGCAGACCGACGAGAACGGTCAGCAGTACATGAAGCGCTTCCAGACCACCCCGGGCCGCATGCTCCTGGGTGAATGCCTGCCGAAGTCGCACACGGTGCCCTTCGACGTCGTCAACCGCCTTCTCACCAAGAAGGAAATCGGGGACGTCATCGATCAGGTCTACCGTCACACCGGCCAGAAGGACACGGTGCTGTTCGCCGACGCGATCATGTCGCTCGGCTTCCGCAACGCGTTCAAGGCGGGCATCTCCTTCGGCAAGGATGACATGATCATTCCGGACTCGAAGGTGGCGCTGGTGGCCGAGACCAAGGAACTGGTTGCCGACTACGAGCAGCAGTACCAGGACGGTCTGATCACCCAGCAGGAGAAGTACAACAAGGTGATCGACGCCTGGAGCCGCTGCGGCGACCAGGTTGCGAACGCCATGATGGACGAGATCAAGGCCCAGCCGATCGACCCCGAAACCGGCCGCATGGCACAGATCAACTCGATCTACATGATGAGCCACTCGGGTGCGCGTGGTAGCCCGGCGCAGATGAAGCAGCTTGCCGGTATGCGCGGCCTCATGGCCAAGCCGTCGGGCGAGATCATCGAAACGCCGATCATCTCGAACTTCAAGGAAGGTCTGACCGTTCTTGAATACTTTAACTCGACCCACGGTGCTCGTAAGGGCCTCGCGGACACGGCGCTCAAGACGGCGAACTCGGGTTACCTGACCCGCCGTCTGGTCGACGTTTCGCAGGACTGCGTCGTCGTCGTCGACGACTGCGGCACCGAGCGCGCGCTGGAAATGCGTTCGATCGTGCAGGGCGGTTCGGTGATCGCCTCGCTCGCCGAGCGTATCCTGGGTCGTACCCTGGCCGAGGACATCGTCGACAAGGAAGGCAACGTCATCGCGACCAAGGGCCAGCTCCTCGACGAAGCCGCCGTGGCTGCGATCGAAGTGACCGGCCTGCAGTCGGCGCGCATCCGCTCGCCGCTGATCTGCGAAGCGACCCAGGGCGTCTGCGGCACCTGCTACGGCCGTGACCTCGCTCGCGGTACGCCGGTGAACATCGGTGAAGCCGTCGGCGTCATCGCGGCGCAGTCGATCGGTGAACCGGGCACGCAGCTGACCATGCGTACCTTCCACATCGGCGGTGCGGCACAGCTGAACGAAACCTCGCACCTCGAAGCGATCAGCGCGGGCCATGTCGAATATCGCGACATCCCGACGATCGTGGACAAGCGCGGCCGCATGCTGTCGCTGGCCCGTAACGGCGAGATCGTGCTGTTCGACACCGAAGGCCGTGAACGCGCACTGCACCGCGTGCCTTACGGTACGGTGCTGCTGCACAAGAACGGCGCCAAGGTCGAGCAGGGCGAACGCCTGGCCGAGTGGGATCCGTTCACCCTGCCGATCATCACCGAGACGTCGGGTATCATCAAGTATCAGGACCTGATCGACACCCGCACGCTGACCGAGCACGTCGATGACGCCACCGGCATGACCAGCCGCGTCGTCACCGAGGACCGTTCGACGGCCCGCGCCAAGAAGAAGGAAGATCTGCGTCCGCGCATCACCCTTCTCGACGACGCGAGCGGCGAATCGGCCCGCTACATGATGGCGCCGGGCACCACGCTCTCGGTCGAGGACGGCCAGACGGTCGAAGCGGGCGACATCATCGCCCGTGCCAGCCGCGAAGCCGCCAAGACCCGCGACATCACCGGTGGTCTGCCGCGCGTCGCCGAACTGTTCGAGGCCCGCAAGCCGAAGGACAACGCGGTCATCGCCAAGGTCTCCGGCCGCATCGAGTTCGTCCGCGACTACAAGGCCAAGCGCAAGATCGCGATCATCCCGGAAGAGGGTGAACCGGTGGAGTACCTGATCCCGAAGTCGAAGGTCGTCGACGTTCAGGAAGGTGACTGGGTCAAGAAGGGCGACAACCTGGTTTCGGGCTCGCCCGATCCGCACGACATCCTGGAAGTCCTCGGCGTGGAAGCGCTGGCGGAATACCTGGTTGCGGAAATCCAGGAAGTCTACCGACTGCAGGGCGTGAAGATCAACGACAAGCACATCGAGGTGATCGTTCGCCAGATGCTGCAGAAGGTCGAGATCACCGACGGCGGCGACACCACGCTGCTGGCGGCCGAGCAGGTCGACTACGAGGAAATGGCCGAGATCAACAGCAAGCTTCCCGAGGGCAAGCGCCCTGCAGTGGGCAAGCCGGTGCTGCTGGGCATCACCAAGGCCTCGCTGCAGACCCGCTCGTTCATCTCGGCGGCGTCGTTCCAGGAAACCACCCGCGTGCTCACGCAGGCGGCGGTCGAGGGCAAGAAGGACTCGCTGATCGGTCTCAAGGAGAACGTCATCGTCGGCCGTCTGATCCCGGCCGGTACGGGTGCGGGCATGAACCGCGTTCGCGTGGCGGCTTCCAGCCGTGACGCGGCGCTCCGCGCGGCCACCCGCCGCGTGCAGGAAGCCATGATCCTCGCCAACACCGCCGAGGAAGAGCACAAGGCCGAACTGCTGCGCAACGCGGCGGACGACTTGGGCGACAGCCCGCTCGCGGCGGTCGAGGGCGAAACCCATGGCACCGACGCCGATGCCGGCGATTACCTGATCAAGGGCGACGATCAGGACAACGGGGCCGAATAA
- a CDS encoding MFS transporter: protein MSLATEMPRDVAAPKDEHRERLYAKVTWRLMPFLFFCFFAAYLDRVNVGFAKLQMASELGLSEYVYGLGAGIFFIGYALFEVPSNLIMHKVGARLWIARIMITWGIVSGLFAFAQTPMHFYILRFLLGLAEAGFAPGVLLYITYWFPSARRSRAMSIFFIAIPISGVLGSPLSGWIMDTFHGSSGWGGWRWLFLLEAIPALIAGIATFWMLPNRPADVDWLSADDKKMIEADLAEDNREKTAHMSLRQFLADKRLWLLSLLYFCIVMGQYAISFWLPTMVKAAGVTDPLENGLISAIPFLFAVVVILVLARSADLRRERRFHLMLPMAMGAIALALSPLAIGNLPLSVLILSFATAGLLTQTAQFWSIPPAFLGGVWAAAGIGAINAIGNVAGFVSPFVIGWVVDATKSLSAGLYTITAVELIGVALVLLIPARQVNR from the coding sequence TTGAGTCTCGCAACCGAGATGCCGCGCGATGTCGCCGCGCCCAAGGACGAACACCGCGAACGCCTGTATGCCAAGGTGACCTGGCGGCTGATGCCGTTCCTGTTCTTCTGCTTCTTCGCGGCCTACCTCGACCGCGTGAACGTCGGCTTCGCCAAGCTGCAGATGGCGAGCGAGCTGGGCCTCAGCGAATATGTCTACGGCCTTGGCGCGGGCATCTTCTTCATCGGCTACGCGCTGTTCGAGGTGCCCAGCAACCTCATCATGCACAAGGTCGGCGCGCGGCTGTGGATCGCGCGGATCATGATTACCTGGGGCATCGTCTCAGGGCTTTTCGCCTTCGCGCAGACGCCGATGCACTTCTACATCCTGCGCTTCCTGCTGGGCCTTGCCGAAGCCGGGTTCGCGCCGGGCGTGCTGCTCTACATCACCTACTGGTTCCCCTCGGCCCGCCGGTCGCGCGCGATGTCGATCTTCTTCATCGCCATTCCGATCTCGGGCGTGCTCGGCTCGCCGCTGTCGGGCTGGATCATGGACACCTTCCACGGCTCGTCGGGCTGGGGCGGCTGGCGCTGGCTGTTCCTGCTCGAAGCGATCCCCGCGCTGATCGCCGGCATCGCCACCTTCTGGATGCTGCCCAACCGCCCGGCCGACGTCGACTGGCTGTCGGCTGACGACAAAAAGATGATCGAGGCCGATCTCGCCGAGGACAACCGCGAGAAGACCGCGCACATGTCGCTCCGCCAGTTCCTGGCCGACAAGCGCCTGTGGCTGCTCAGCCTGCTCTATTTCTGCATCGTCATGGGTCAGTACGCGATCTCGTTCTGGCTGCCGACGATGGTGAAAGCGGCGGGCGTCACCGATCCGCTGGAGAACGGCCTGATCAGCGCGATCCCCTTCCTGTTCGCGGTCGTCGTCATCCTCGTCCTTGCCCGCAGCGCCGACCTTCGCCGCGAGCGCCGCTTCCACCTGATGCTGCCGATGGCGATGGGTGCGATCGCCCTTGCGCTCTCGCCGCTGGCGATCGGCAACCTGCCACTCTCGGTGCTGATCCTCTCGTTCGCGACGGCGGGCCTGCTGACCCAGACCGCGCAGTTCTGGTCGATCCCGCCCGCCTTCCTCGGCGGTGTGTGGGCGGCGGCAGGCATCGGCGCGATCAACGCGATCGGCAATGTCGCGGGCTTCGTCTCGCCCTTCGTCATCGGCTGGGTGGTGGACGCCACCAAGTCGCTGTCGGCGGGGCTCTACACCATCACCGCGGTCGAACTGATCGGCGTGGCCCTCGTGCTGCTGATCCCCGCCCGCCAGGTCAATCGCTGA
- a CDS encoding NAD(P)-dependent oxidoreductase, giving the protein MSKVAFVGLGAMGMPMALNLLKAGHAVTGFDLRTEPMEALVKAGGSSATSAAGAAEEADVLMLMVVNAAQARSVLFDGGALAALPERAVVLLTATCPPMEVAAIASEVEAAGRRFVDAPVSGGTAGAKAGSLSMMVACSDALFAELNPVLSGVGGKLFHVGQNAGQGSAVKVVNQLLCGVHIAAAAEALALAKQVGVEPAMALEILGGSAAASWMLNDRGPRMLEAEPEVTSAIDIFVKDLGLVLEAGRGARAATPLAALAHQFFLSTSGRGDGTVDDSQVIRAYDLLNGA; this is encoded by the coding sequence ATGAGCAAGGTAGCATTCGTCGGTCTGGGTGCCATGGGCATGCCGATGGCCCTCAATCTCCTGAAGGCGGGCCACGCCGTCACCGGTTTCGACCTTCGCACCGAGCCGATGGAGGCTCTGGTCAAGGCAGGCGGCTCCTCCGCCACCAGCGCGGCGGGCGCGGCCGAGGAAGCCGACGTGCTGATGCTGATGGTGGTCAACGCCGCGCAGGCCCGTTCGGTCCTGTTCGACGGCGGCGCGCTGGCGGCGCTGCCCGAACGCGCCGTGGTGCTGCTGACTGCGACCTGCCCGCCGATGGAAGTCGCCGCGATCGCATCCGAGGTCGAGGCCGCAGGCCGCCGTTTCGTCGATGCGCCGGTTTCGGGCGGTACGGCGGGGGCGAAGGCGGGCTCGCTGTCGATGATGGTCGCCTGTTCGGATGCGCTTTTCGCCGAACTCAATCCGGTGCTGTCGGGCGTCGGCGGCAAGCTGTTCCACGTCGGCCAGAACGCCGGGCAGGGCTCTGCGGTGAAGGTCGTCAACCAGCTGCTGTGCGGCGTCCACATCGCCGCCGCCGCCGAAGCCTTGGCGCTGGCGAAGCAGGTGGGCGTCGAACCCGCGATGGCGCTGGAGATCCTCGGTGGATCGGCGGCGGCGAGCTGGATGCTCAACGATCGCGGCCCGCGCATGCTGGAGGCCGAGCCCGAAGTGACAAGCGCGATCGACATCTTCGTCAAGGACCTCGGCCTCGTGCTGGAGGCCGGACGCGGCGCCAGGGCGGCGACCCCGCTGGCGGCGCTGGCCCACCAGTTCTTCCTGAGTACCTCGGGGCGCGGCGACGGCACCGTCGACGACAGCCAGGTGATCCGCGCCTACGACCTGCTCAACGGGGCCTGA